A window of the Gordonia humi genome harbors these coding sequences:
- a CDS encoding methylmalonyl-CoA mutase family protein codes for MTAGENPVDPSLAQAYDRWTKAAAGVLAKSARTTPEELPEPPEAMLATPTRDGVTVRPLYTRKDEVAEQGVPGEFPFVRGADPARDVTQGWRVTERFGDLADDADAVAINESILEAAANGTSGLWLAVGANLAADDLAVVLRGVYLDLMPVTIDGGADGAAAARAFLDVLAAAPAAPEQAPTTAATTHSLGLSPYTAAFSGRASASAAQATELAVAAPAGVRAFRVDGTDFAQAGASNAQELGLIVAVALAHVRDAVAAGLDTAAALNQVTFAVSIADDQFAGIAKLRALRTLWSRVADVLGASEAGAAITHAVTDLAMFSQRDPWVNMLRSTVAAFGAGVGGADQVTVHTFDAAIPVDQRTSRSPFTRRIARNTQLLLLEESNLGRVLDPAGGSWYVESLTSDLAAAAWTVFTDVERQGGYSAALDGGAVASIVAESLAARDEAVAHRTAPVTGVSEFPNLGEPTRSEGSARTTDLPTASPALARVARRFEELRDRADAAENRPQILMLPLGPVAEHNGRTTFIANLLAAGGIDAINPGPLSPADVADAVANNPHVVAVLCGTKARYADDGGAAAAAAREAGVGRLLVAGPEREWTADEPVDGHLKVGIDAVAVLTDLLEATAPTASTGV; via the coding sequence ATGACGGCAGGTGAGAATCCGGTGGACCCGAGCCTGGCACAGGCATACGACCGGTGGACGAAGGCGGCTGCGGGGGTGCTCGCCAAATCGGCGCGCACCACCCCGGAGGAGCTGCCAGAGCCCCCAGAGGCGATGCTCGCGACGCCCACCCGCGACGGTGTGACCGTCCGCCCGCTGTACACGCGGAAGGACGAGGTCGCCGAGCAGGGCGTCCCCGGCGAGTTTCCGTTCGTCCGCGGCGCCGACCCGGCACGCGACGTCACCCAGGGATGGCGGGTCACCGAGCGCTTCGGCGACCTCGCCGACGACGCCGATGCGGTCGCGATCAACGAGTCGATCCTCGAAGCCGCCGCGAATGGCACCAGCGGACTGTGGCTGGCGGTGGGGGCGAACCTCGCCGCCGACGATCTCGCGGTGGTCCTGCGGGGCGTCTACCTCGATCTGATGCCCGTCACCATCGACGGCGGGGCCGACGGCGCCGCCGCGGCCCGAGCGTTCCTGGACGTTCTGGCCGCCGCACCCGCGGCGCCGGAGCAGGCTCCGACGACGGCGGCGACCACGCACAGTCTCGGACTCTCCCCGTACACCGCGGCCTTCTCCGGCCGTGCGAGCGCATCGGCGGCGCAGGCCACCGAGCTCGCCGTCGCGGCACCGGCGGGCGTGCGCGCCTTCCGCGTCGACGGCACCGACTTCGCCCAGGCCGGCGCATCGAACGCCCAAGAGCTCGGCCTGATCGTGGCGGTCGCCCTCGCTCATGTGCGCGACGCCGTCGCCGCCGGACTGGACACCGCGGCCGCCCTGAACCAGGTGACGTTCGCCGTGTCCATCGCCGACGACCAGTTCGCGGGCATCGCCAAACTGCGCGCGCTGCGCACCCTGTGGTCCCGGGTCGCCGACGTCCTCGGTGCATCCGAGGCAGGCGCCGCGATCACTCACGCGGTGACCGATCTGGCGATGTTCAGCCAGCGCGACCCCTGGGTCAACATGCTCCGCAGCACCGTGGCCGCCTTCGGCGCCGGGGTCGGCGGCGCGGATCAGGTCACCGTGCACACCTTCGACGCCGCGATCCCCGTGGACCAGCGGACCTCGCGCTCGCCGTTCACTCGCCGCATCGCGCGCAACACCCAGCTGCTGCTGCTCGAGGAGTCGAACCTGGGTCGTGTCCTCGACCCGGCGGGCGGCTCCTGGTACGTGGAGTCGCTCACCAGTGATCTCGCGGCCGCCGCATGGACGGTGTTCACCGACGTCGAGCGTCAGGGCGGATACTCCGCGGCCCTGGACGGGGGCGCCGTCGCCTCGATCGTCGCCGAGTCGTTGGCCGCACGCGACGAGGCCGTCGCGCACCGCACCGCACCGGTGACCGGCGTCAGCGAGTTCCCGAACCTGGGCGAGCCGACCCGCTCCGAGGGATCGGCTCGGACCACCGACCTGCCGACCGCCTCGCCCGCACTGGCTCGTGTGGCACGCCGCTTCGAGGAACTCCGCGACCGCGCCGACGCCGCCGAGAACCGTCCGCAGATCCTCATGCTGCCGCTCGGCCCGGTCGCCGAACACAACGGCCGGACGACCTTCATCGCCAACCTGCTCGCCGCCGGCGGCATCGACGCGATCAACCCCGGTCCGCTGAGCCCGGCCGACGTCGCCGACGCCGTCGCGAACAATCCGCACGTCGTCGCCGTGCTGTGCGGCACCAAGGCCCGGTACGCCGACGACGGCGGAGCCGCTGCGGCGGCCGCCCGCGAGGCAGGCGTCGGTCGACTCCTCGTCGCGGGTCCCGAACGCGAGTGGACGGCCGACGAGCCCGTCGACGGACACCTGAAGGTCGGCATCGACGCCGTCGCGGTCCTGACCGACCTGCTCGAGGCCACCGCCCCTACCGCATCGACGGGAGTGTGA
- a CDS encoding TVP38/TMEM64 family protein: protein MRRDTRDRKILVEEAVSLDGETAAPIAAPEAEDQRSTAVRRALIGLVVVVIVALAAYLVPLPSVALAREWSDDLGPWFAWAFFAVYTVATIAPIPRTPFTVASGVLFGPALGFTGAIVAATIAAVVAFALARGLGRRRVAPLLAKPVVATVEARLARRGWLAVGSLRLIPVCPFSLVNYLSGLSSVRPVPYLIASVVGTAPGTAAVVFLADALTGETHPAMIFVSGGLFAIGLIGLIVDARMPVND from the coding sequence ATGCGCCGTGACACACGAGACCGGAAGATCCTGGTCGAAGAAGCAGTCTCCCTCGACGGCGAGACCGCCGCCCCGATCGCGGCTCCCGAAGCGGAGGACCAGCGCTCGACGGCGGTGCGGCGGGCCCTCATCGGCCTCGTGGTCGTGGTGATCGTCGCCCTCGCCGCCTACCTCGTCCCGTTGCCGTCGGTGGCCTTGGCTCGTGAGTGGTCCGACGATCTGGGCCCCTGGTTCGCCTGGGCGTTCTTCGCGGTCTACACGGTGGCGACGATCGCACCGATCCCCCGCACCCCGTTCACAGTGGCCTCCGGCGTGTTGTTCGGACCCGCTCTCGGATTCACCGGAGCGATCGTGGCGGCCACGATCGCGGCCGTCGTCGCCTTCGCGCTGGCGCGCGGACTGGGTCGGCGCCGCGTGGCGCCCCTGCTGGCCAAACCCGTCGTCGCCACGGTCGAGGCCCGACTCGCGCGGCGCGGCTGGCTCGCGGTCGGGTCGCTCCGACTGATTCCGGTCTGCCCGTTCTCCCTGGTGAACTACCTGTCCGGGCTGTCGTCGGTACGACCGGTCCCCTATCTGATCGCCTCCGTTGTGGGAACGGCCCCGGGCACCGCCGCCGTGGTGTTTCTCGCCGATGCGCTGACGGGCGAGACGCATCCGGCGATGATCTTCGTCTCCGGTGGACTCTTCGCGATCGGACTGATCGGACTGATCGTGGACGCGCGAATGCCTGTCAATGATTGA
- a CDS encoding DUF3097 domain-containing protein, giving the protein MDDRYGRDVLASPRKTKPKAPEVAAEKDLVVEDAATGFCGAVVGMERSYAGDMVRLEDRRGRVRVFHMYPAAFLIDGRPVTLVRPKGRGPVAQAQARTASGSRAAPKQRARTARASRIFVEGVHDATLLERVWGDDLRAEGVVVESLDGLDNLDAVLAEFQPAPHRRAGVLVDHLVAGTKEARLTAEVGENVLVCGHPYIDVWEAVKPASVGITAWPTIPMGTDWKTGICTELGWGAPRDGWRRVLAGVSSFRDIEVPLLRSVEELIDFVTVGPGAP; this is encoded by the coding sequence ATGGACGATCGTTACGGCCGCGACGTGCTGGCCTCACCCCGCAAGACCAAGCCGAAGGCACCCGAGGTGGCGGCCGAGAAAGACCTCGTCGTCGAGGACGCGGCCACCGGATTCTGCGGTGCGGTGGTCGGCATGGAACGCAGCTACGCGGGCGATATGGTGCGTTTGGAGGACCGACGCGGTCGTGTCCGGGTGTTCCACATGTATCCGGCGGCGTTCCTCATCGACGGCAGGCCCGTGACGCTCGTCCGGCCGAAGGGCCGCGGACCGGTCGCGCAGGCACAGGCCCGGACGGCGTCGGGTTCGCGGGCCGCCCCGAAGCAGCGTGCTCGTACCGCCCGGGCGAGTCGGATCTTCGTCGAAGGCGTGCACGACGCGACGCTGCTGGAGCGGGTCTGGGGCGACGATCTGCGCGCCGAGGGCGTCGTCGTCGAGAGCCTCGACGGACTGGACAACCTGGACGCCGTCCTCGCCGAGTTCCAGCCCGCACCGCACCGTCGTGCCGGCGTGCTCGTCGACCATCTCGTGGCTGGGACGAAGGAGGCCAGGCTCACCGCGGAGGTCGGGGAGAACGTGCTGGTCTGCGGCCACCCCTACATCGACGTGTGGGAGGCGGTGAAGCCGGCGTCGGTCGGCATCACCGCGTGGCCCACGATCCCGATGGGGACCGACTGGAAGACCGGCATCTGCACCGAACTCGGGTGGGGCGCGCCCCGCGACGGCTGGCGACGGGTGCTCGCGGGTGTCTCGAGCTTCCGCGACATCGAGGTGCCGCTGCTCCGGAGCGTCGAGGAACTGATCGACTTCGTGACCGTCGGCCCGGGTGCTCCGTAG
- a CDS encoding serine/threonine protein kinase, translating to MSTPPITTMRAWPAASLAVWAAARDAGRCAPDDVLHTLGDFAQVHEVDAAETSGDVLSLLDIVSRNAHLAVRMPAPGDAQGLPPGALTQAAMTAGEVLLLDPRPVGAEGVVDALALIPRGTPERCRWTVLRSETPIAVDRLSSDLPLGELEYELRDAVGETAQIIAGLSGARAASPADLRDALGALTEARRIDLPPHDNPRVDRVLASAAQIDAIVALAGSGTLGVTGAQHDVADERLRELASLTRAARTAAINTCIVDYRR from the coding sequence ATGAGCACTCCCCCGATCACCACCATGCGCGCCTGGCCCGCCGCGTCGCTCGCCGTCTGGGCGGCGGCCCGCGACGCCGGACGCTGCGCTCCCGACGACGTCCTGCACACCCTCGGCGACTTCGCACAGGTCCACGAGGTCGACGCCGCCGAGACGAGCGGCGATGTGCTGTCGCTACTCGACATCGTCTCGCGGAACGCCCATCTCGCGGTGCGGATGCCCGCACCCGGCGACGCGCAGGGGCTGCCTCCCGGGGCGTTGACGCAGGCCGCGATGACGGCCGGAGAGGTGCTGCTGCTCGATCCGCGGCCGGTCGGCGCGGAGGGCGTCGTCGACGCGCTGGCGCTGATCCCGCGCGGCACGCCCGAACGCTGCCGCTGGACGGTGCTGCGGTCGGAGACGCCGATCGCCGTGGACCGTCTCTCGTCCGATCTGCCGCTCGGCGAACTCGAGTACGAGTTGCGCGACGCCGTCGGAGAGACCGCGCAGATCATCGCGGGCCTGTCCGGGGCGCGCGCGGCGTCGCCCGCCGACCTGCGGGACGCTCTCGGCGCACTCACCGAGGCTCGCCGGATCGATCTCCCCCCGCACGACAATCCGCGCGTCGACCGGGTCCTGGCCAGTGCCGCGCAGATCGATGCGATCGTGGCGCTGGCGGGGTCGGGAACGCTCGGGGTGACCGGTGCGCAGCACGACGTCGCCGACGAACGGCTGCGCGAGCTGGCGTCGCTGACCCGGGCGGCCCGCACCGCCGCGATCAACACGTGCATCGTCGACTATCGGCGGTGA
- a CDS encoding ferrochelatase, whose translation MASAGAPFDAVLFLSFGGPDKPADVRPFLENVTRGRGVPPERLDDVAQHYLHFGGVSPINRLNLDMIDALRAELDSRGRDGLPIYFGNRNWHPLAGDTLAEMIADGHRRILVFPTSAWGGYSGCRQYHEDIEKALGSVDGLPADVVLRKLPQFSEETEFRGAVADAVRVGLARFADGPVPRLVFTAHSIPESADRAAGPAADGGRLYSRQVRAASAAVAGLVGVDEFDVVWQSRSGPPQVPWLDPDICDHLRALHADGVQRVAVCPIGFVSDHLEVVWDLDSEAADLAEELGMDYVRVATAGPSRRFVALVADLVERYVDGGGDLTAMGCGDNGGICRPDCCVPVRRPASTRV comes from the coding sequence GTGGCTTCCGCTGGAGCACCGTTCGACGCGGTGCTGTTCCTCTCGTTCGGCGGCCCCGACAAGCCCGCCGACGTGCGTCCGTTCCTGGAGAACGTGACGCGCGGCCGGGGTGTGCCGCCCGAACGCCTCGACGACGTCGCGCAACACTACCTGCACTTCGGCGGGGTGTCGCCGATCAACCGACTCAACCTCGACATGATCGACGCCCTGCGCGCCGAACTCGACAGTCGGGGCCGCGACGGGCTGCCGATCTACTTCGGCAACCGCAACTGGCATCCGCTGGCCGGCGACACCCTCGCCGAGATGATCGCCGACGGACACCGTCGGATCCTGGTGTTCCCGACCTCCGCGTGGGGCGGATACTCGGGCTGCAGGCAATACCACGAGGACATCGAGAAGGCGCTGGGCTCCGTCGACGGTCTGCCGGCCGACGTGGTGCTCCGCAAGCTGCCGCAGTTCAGCGAGGAGACTGAGTTCCGAGGTGCCGTCGCCGACGCGGTCCGCGTCGGCCTGGCGCGTTTCGCCGACGGCCCGGTGCCGCGTCTGGTGTTCACCGCGCACTCGATCCCCGAGTCGGCCGATCGCGCGGCGGGACCCGCCGCCGACGGCGGTCGGCTCTACTCCCGCCAGGTGCGGGCGGCATCGGCCGCGGTCGCCGGACTGGTCGGCGTCGACGAGTTCGACGTGGTCTGGCAGTCGCGGTCGGGGCCGCCGCAGGTGCCATGGCTCGACCCCGACATCTGCGACCATCTGCGCGCTCTGCACGCCGACGGGGTGCAGCGGGTCGCGGTCTGCCCGATCGGCTTCGTCTCCGATCACCTCGAAGTGGTGTGGGACCTCGACTCGGAGGCCGCCGACCTCGCCGAGGAACTCGGCATGGACTACGTCCGGGTCGCCACGGCCGGTCCGTCTCGGCGTTTCGTCGCGCTCGTCGCCGACCTCGTCGAACGCTATGTCGACGGCGGGGGAGATCTCACCGCGATGGGCTGCGGCGACAACGGCGGGATCTGCCGCCCGGACTGCTGTGTCCCGGTGCGGCGGCCGGCCTCCACTCGCGTGTAG
- the inhA gene encoding NADH-dependent enoyl-ACP reductase InhA encodes MTGILDGKTILVTGIITDASIAFHTAKVAQEQGATVIITGIPERLRLIDRIAKRLPQEVPPAVPLDVTDEESLGALADKVRELAPQGIDGLVHSIAFAPKTLMGPDAVPFLEGPGPDVAKSFEISAWSYASLARAALPVMNEGGAIVGMDFDPRTALPDYNWMGVAKAALESVNRYVAREVGEAKRIRSNLVAAGPIKTLAAKAISGTATDDAKKLNMLNEYWDGASPIGWNVDDPGVVGTSVCTLLSDFLPATTGSIVYVDGGASHNTWFPDDFLA; translated from the coding sequence GTGACCGGCATTCTCGACGGCAAGACGATCCTCGTCACCGGCATCATCACCGACGCCTCCATCGCATTCCACACCGCGAAGGTCGCCCAGGAGCAGGGGGCGACGGTGATCATCACCGGCATCCCCGAGCGCCTGCGCCTGATCGACCGCATCGCCAAGCGTCTGCCGCAGGAGGTGCCGCCCGCCGTTCCGCTCGACGTGACCGACGAGGAGAGCCTCGGTGCGCTCGCCGACAAGGTCCGCGAACTCGCACCGCAGGGCATCGACGGCCTGGTGCACTCGATCGCCTTCGCCCCGAAGACCCTGATGGGGCCGGACGCGGTGCCGTTCCTCGAGGGCCCGGGACCCGACGTCGCGAAGTCGTTCGAGATCTCGGCGTGGAGCTACGCCTCGCTCGCGCGGGCCGCACTCCCGGTCATGAACGAGGGCGGCGCCATCGTCGGCATGGACTTCGACCCCCGCACCGCGCTGCCGGACTACAACTGGATGGGTGTGGCCAAGGCCGCGCTCGAGTCGGTGAACCGCTACGTGGCCCGCGAGGTCGGCGAGGCCAAGCGCATCCGCTCCAACCTCGTGGCCGCGGGCCCGATCAAGACACTCGCCGCCAAGGCGATCTCGGGGACCGCGACCGACGACGCCAAGAAGCTGAACATGCTCAACGAGTACTGGGACGGCGCGTCGCCGATCGGCTGGAACGTCGACGACCCCGGTGTGGTCGGCACCAGCGTGTGCACCCTGCTGTCGGACTTCCTGCCCGCCACCACCGGCTCGATCGTCTACGTCGACGGCGGCGCGAGCCACAACACCTGGTTCCCGGACGACTTCCTGGCCTGA
- the fabG1 gene encoding 3-oxoacyl-ACP reductase FabG1, translating into MAETSQIPEQTSRSVLVTGGNRGIGLATARRLSADGHKVAVTHRGSGAPDGLFGVQCDVTDMASVERAFAEVAEHQGPVEVLVANAGIDDNMLLMRLSEESFVKVIDANLTGAFRCAKVATKGMQRAKFGRMIFLGSVVGTSGVPGQTNYAASKAGLIGLARSIAREVGSRNITANVVAPGFIETDMTAAMEDRYIEMAKQAIPLGKTGKAEDVAAAISFLASDAASYITGAVLPVDGGMGMGQ; encoded by the coding sequence ATGGCAGAGACCTCACAGATCCCTGAGCAGACCTCGCGTTCGGTCCTGGTGACCGGCGGCAACCGCGGCATCGGACTCGCCACCGCACGCCGACTGTCCGCCGACGGCCACAAGGTCGCGGTGACCCACCGAGGCTCGGGCGCCCCCGACGGCCTGTTCGGCGTCCAGTGCGACGTGACCGACATGGCGTCGGTCGAGCGCGCCTTCGCCGAGGTCGCCGAGCACCAGGGACCGGTCGAGGTGCTCGTGGCCAACGCGGGCATCGACGACAACATGCTGCTGATGCGTCTGTCCGAGGAGAGCTTCGTGAAGGTGATCGACGCGAACCTCACCGGCGCCTTCCGGTGCGCCAAGGTCGCCACGAAGGGCATGCAGCGCGCCAAGTTCGGTCGCATGATCTTCCTCGGGTCGGTCGTGGGCACGTCGGGCGTCCCGGGCCAGACGAACTACGCGGCGTCGAAGGCCGGCCTGATCGGTCTGGCGCGGTCGATCGCCCGCGAGGTCGGCTCGCGCAACATCACCGCGAACGTCGTCGCCCCCGGCTTCATCGAGACCGACATGACCGCGGCGATGGAGGACCGTTACATCGAGATGGCCAAGCAGGCGATCCCGCTCGGCAAGACCGGCAAGGCCGAGGACGTCGCCGCGGCCATCAGCTTCCTCGCCTCCGATGCGGCGTCGTACATCACGGGCGCCGTGCTGCCCGTCGACGGTGGCATGGGCATGGGCCAGTGA
- a CDS encoding VWA domain-containing protein — MSNWFAHPWWLLSILLVVALVGVYVYVLRRRKARALAFSNMDVLKSVAPAKADRFKHVPFAILAVGVLLLTIAAAGPIAERDVARNRATVVLVVDVSQSMKATDVEPSRLQAAQASGKRFADDLTDGINLGLVSFAGTASTLVSPTPDHDATKKAMDNLRLAEKTATGEGIFAGLQLIQTLNAALGGDAAAPPARIVLLSDGKETVPENPDDPRGAFTAARKAAEKHVPVSTISFGTMHGTVDIESPSGGAERVPVPVDDDSLHTIANLSKGDFFTASSLDELNKVYETLQKQIGYERQRGDNSRPWLLAGTFIVLIGAAGALLLNRRLP, encoded by the coding sequence ATGAGCAACTGGTTCGCCCACCCCTGGTGGCTGCTGTCGATCCTGCTCGTCGTCGCCCTCGTCGGCGTGTACGTCTACGTCCTGCGGCGTCGGAAGGCGCGGGCGCTGGCGTTCTCGAACATGGATGTCCTCAAATCGGTGGCACCGGCCAAGGCCGACCGGTTCAAGCACGTGCCGTTCGCGATCCTCGCGGTGGGCGTCCTGTTGTTGACGATCGCGGCGGCGGGACCGATCGCCGAACGCGATGTGGCCCGCAACCGAGCGACGGTCGTCCTGGTGGTCGACGTCTCGCAGTCGATGAAGGCCACCGACGTCGAGCCGTCGCGCCTGCAGGCCGCACAGGCGTCGGGCAAGCGGTTCGCCGACGATCTGACCGACGGCATCAACCTCGGCCTGGTCTCGTTCGCGGGCACCGCGTCGACCCTCGTCTCGCCGACGCCGGATCACGATGCGACGAAGAAGGCGATGGACAACCTCCGCCTGGCCGAGAAGACCGCCACCGGAGAGGGCATCTTCGCCGGGCTGCAACTGATCCAGACGCTCAACGCGGCGCTCGGCGGCGACGCCGCGGCACCGCCCGCCCGCATCGTGCTCCTCTCGGACGGCAAGGAGACGGTCCCGGAGAATCCGGACGACCCGCGCGGCGCGTTCACCGCGGCGCGCAAGGCCGCCGAGAAGCACGTTCCGGTGTCGACGATCTCGTTCGGAACCATGCACGGCACCGTCGACATCGAGTCGCCGAGCGGCGGGGCCGAACGCGTCCCGGTGCCCGTCGACGACGACTCGTTGCACACCATCGCGAACCTGTCCAAGGGCGACTTCTTCACCGCGTCGAGCCTCGACGAGTTGAACAAGGTGTACGAGACGCTGCAGAAGCAGATCGGGTACGAACGTCAGCGCGGCGACAACTCGCGGCCGTGGCTGTTGGCGGGCACGTTCATCGTCCTGATCGGCGCGGCCGGCGCGCTCCTGCTCAACCGACGACTTCCCTGA
- a CDS encoding DUF58 domain-containing protein, with protein MPVDSGLPSFHDGTLNDPQLTAALKTLELTVRRKLDGVLQGEHLGLIPGPGSEPGEARPYQPGDDVRRMEWSVTARTGTPHVRQMIADRELETWFVVDASASLDFGSGGRTKRDLAVAACAAVVHLTAGGGNRHGAVIVTGDNIVRIPARSGAAHDRALLKAVATTQRSAPGVRGDLDAGLEALRRPLRRRGLAVVVSDFLGPLDWTRSLRAIGAHHELLGVEVLDPRDVDIPEVGALTLRDAESGELLDVDATPALRADFAAAAAAHREQVYKAFRGSGGSVLPLRTDRDWIADTVRFVGRRRRGLSAGVGR; from the coding sequence ATGCCGGTCGATAGCGGCCTCCCGTCGTTCCACGACGGCACCCTCAACGACCCGCAGCTGACCGCAGCGCTCAAGACTCTGGAACTCACGGTCCGTCGCAAGCTCGACGGAGTGCTCCAGGGCGAACATCTCGGTCTGATCCCGGGACCGGGATCCGAACCGGGCGAGGCGCGGCCCTACCAACCCGGCGACGACGTGCGTCGGATGGAATGGTCGGTCACCGCGCGGACCGGCACCCCGCATGTGCGCCAGATGATCGCCGACCGCGAGCTCGAGACGTGGTTCGTCGTCGACGCCTCGGCGAGCCTCGACTTCGGGTCCGGCGGACGCACCAAGCGCGACCTCGCCGTCGCCGCCTGCGCGGCGGTGGTGCACCTGACCGCGGGCGGCGGCAACAGGCACGGTGCGGTCATCGTGACCGGCGACAACATCGTCCGGATCCCCGCCCGATCGGGCGCCGCACACGACCGCGCCCTCCTCAAGGCGGTCGCGACCACGCAGCGGAGTGCGCCCGGTGTGCGCGGCGACCTGGACGCGGGCCTGGAGGCGCTGCGTCGCCCGTTGCGCCGACGCGGGCTGGCCGTCGTCGTCAGCGACTTCCTCGGTCCCCTCGACTGGACTCGATCACTGCGTGCCATCGGCGCCCACCACGAACTGCTCGGTGTCGAGGTGCTCGATCCACGCGACGTCGACATCCCCGAGGTCGGCGCGCTCACCCTGCGCGACGCCGAATCGGGTGAACTGCTCGACGTCGACGCCACCCCGGCCCTGCGCGCCGACTTCGCCGCCGCCGCGGCGGCACACCGGGAGCAGGTGTACAAGGCATTCCGCGGCAGCGGCGGCTCGGTGCTGCCGCTGCGGACCGACCGCGACTGGATCGCCGACACCGTGCGCTTCGTCGGACGGCGCCGCCGCGGACTGTCGGCGGGAGTCGGCCGATGA
- a CDS encoding AAA family ATPase yields MYEVKRVIVGQDKLVERILVGLLAKGHILLEGVPGVAKTLAVETFATVIGGSFSRVQFTPDLVPTDLIGTRIYRQGREEFDTELGPVVANFLLADEINRAPAKVQSALLEVMAERHVSIGGTTYPMPEPFLVMATQNPIENEGVYPLPEAQRDRFLFKVVVDYPSVEEEREIVYRMGNIPPSASQILDPETTMRLQAKAANVFVHHALVDYVVRVINATRRPAEAGLHEVEQWLAYGASPRATLGIVAAARALALIHGRDYVIPQDVVEVIPDVLRHRLVLSYDAMADEVTADAIITRILQTVGLPQVSATPVAQPGQPQAQAQPQMPQQAPAAPPQTPPQQAPQQTQAASPDQQGHAGR; encoded by the coding sequence ATGTACGAGGTCAAGCGCGTGATCGTCGGACAGGACAAACTCGTCGAACGCATCCTCGTCGGACTGCTCGCCAAGGGGCACATCCTCCTGGAGGGCGTCCCCGGTGTCGCGAAGACGCTGGCCGTCGAGACGTTCGCGACGGTGATCGGCGGGAGCTTCTCCCGCGTGCAGTTCACCCCCGACCTGGTGCCGACCGACCTCATCGGCACCCGCATCTACCGTCAGGGCCGCGAAGAGTTCGACACCGAGCTCGGCCCGGTGGTCGCGAACTTCCTGCTCGCCGACGAGATCAACCGCGCGCCGGCCAAGGTGCAGTCCGCGCTGCTCGAGGTGATGGCCGAACGGCACGTGTCCATCGGCGGCACCACCTACCCGATGCCCGAGCCGTTCCTGGTCATGGCGACCCAGAACCCGATCGAGAACGAAGGCGTGTACCCGCTGCCCGAGGCGCAGCGCGACCGCTTCCTGTTCAAGGTGGTCGTCGACTACCCGAGCGTCGAAGAAGAGCGTGAGATCGTCTACCGGATGGGCAACATTCCGCCGTCGGCGTCGCAGATCCTCGACCCCGAGACGACGATGCGCCTGCAGGCCAAGGCCGCGAACGTCTTCGTCCACCACGCCCTCGTCGACTACGTGGTCCGCGTCATCAACGCGACGCGTCGCCCGGCCGAGGCCGGTCTCCACGAGGTCGAGCAGTGGCTCGCCTACGGAGCCTCGCCGCGCGCGACCCTCGGCATCGTCGCCGCCGCACGCGCCCTCGCGCTCATCCACGGACGCGACTACGTGATCCCGCAGGACGTGGTCGAGGTGATCCCCGACGTACTGCGCCACCGCCTCGTGCTCAGCTACGACGCCATGGCCGACGAGGTGACCGCGGACGCGATCATCACCCGCATTCTGCAGACCGTCGGACTTCCGCAGGTCAGCGCGACGCCGGTCGCGCAGCCGGGACAGCCGCAGGCGCAGGCCCAGCCGCAGATGCCGCAGCAGGCACCCGCCGCACCGCCGCAGACGCCGCCGCAACAGGCTCCGCAGCAGACGCAGGCGGCATCGCCGGATCAGCAGGGTCATGCCGGTCGATAG